The Malus domestica chromosome 10, GDT2T_hap1 nucleotide sequence aataaaaataaaggtgTGAAATAGCACCGCCAAATGAAAACTCCATTGCATGAGAGGCCTTTCTCGTTTGGTTGGGCCGGACTGCGATTTTCTTTCTTCCCCGGATTGGACGGGATGAGAGCCCAAACCCGGATACCCTTTCTCCTCTGCACGTCCTGGTGTTCGCGCTCTTTGTTGCTCCCTGTCGACTGTCGAAACCCAcgctccttcttcctccttcattCAACCTAGATCCCCAAAACGCACGTTTCgcatctctctccttctctcatCAGAAtctctaaaaccctaattatctACGCAAATCCCCAAATCTCCCGAACATACACCCGCGCACAACAGACAAACGAATACTAAGCTCACCCGATGGAGGACTCCGACGGAGGCCTCAACTTCGACTTTGAGGGAGGCCTCGATGCACCCGCCACCGTCTCGGCCTCCGCGGGCCCCGCCAATACGGTCCCAACTTCGAATTATTCCGTGATGCAATCCGACTCCGCCGTTACCGGGCTGGGTGCCAATCAGGCCGCTGCGGCGCCGCAGCCCAATCAGAATGCGAACCGGACAGGTGGGCGGAGCTACCGACAAACGGTGTGTCGTCACTGGCTGCGCAGCCTTTGTATGAAGGGCGATGCCTGTGGGTTCCTCCACCAATACGACAAGTCGCGGATGCCCGTGTGCCGCTTCTTCCGGTTGTACGGCGAGTGCCGCGAGCAGGACTGCGTGTACAAGCACACTAACGAGGACATCAAAGAGTGTAATATGTATGTGCTTGCTCTTCTCTGCCAGTTTCCTGATTCATCTTTGttggtttttggtttaatttggtgATTCTGATCTGGAACTTAATGGATAGGTTAAAGTTTTACTGAATTCAATTCAATTGTCCTATTGTGATATTGATGTGGTGGATTCCTTAGGAATTGTTGTTATTGGTATTCTGGGATCATATGATTTCGACGATTCGAGGTGCATAAGTGGAGGGCAGAAGGAATAAAATTATCTAAAGTTGTTGCTTCTCCTcattatttaaacttctttaTCCGAAATATTGGAGTCTAGTTTCGGTGtgaacaaaaccatgaatttATCGAAAGTGTATTTGTTCTTATGGAAGGGTTTTGTCATTGTAGGTACAAGTTGGGTTTTTGTCCAAATGGTCCTGATTGCCGGTATAGACACGCAAAGCTGCCTGGACCTCCACCTCCAGTGGAAGAAGTCCTTCAGAAGATCCAGCATTTGACTTCTTACAATTATAACAACTCAAGTAAGTTCTATCAACAAAGGAATGCTGGTTTTCCCCAACAAGGAGATAAGCATCAGCCTGCACAAGGACCCAACAATTTTGTGGGAAAACCTACTACAGCAGAGTCTGGCAATGTccagcagcagcaacagcaacagcttcaacaaacccaacaacatgTTGGCCCCACACAGACACAAACTCTTCCCAATGGCTTAGCTAATCAGGCAAATAGAAGCGCGTTGCCTTTGCCTCAAGGAACATCTAGGTTTGTTCAGAGTCCCAAGGTTTTTTATTAGGTTTTGTAAATCAATTCATGTATAAATTGTTTGGTCAATAATTCCCGAAAGAGTTCGGTCCATTCTATCGGCTGTAACTAgctttctttaaagtttaaacCTATATTAGCTAACTTTATGAGTAATTACTCTGTATAATTTGTACTTGACCACATTATGTACGAATTTTGCTTTTTCGTATGTAGTTATACATGGAGTTGCTTTCTCCCAATAAGTTATTGAcctaataatattttgttattgAGAGATGAAGGATATCCTCTTCTATTATTCTATTTTTCCATTGTACTGCAGTAAGGAAAATTTATGGCAAGATTTACTTGCTTGGGTATGATAGGGTAATAAGAAATGGCTGAAATTATTTACATAACTTAGTAAATTTCACGTTTTTTGGTGCTAGGAAAAAAGTTTGTATCTTTATCCCCAATATATGGTATTTGTTGCATATGGCTGTAGTATGTTAATTATAACTTTCTTGGAATCTGGGAGACTCCTAAGAGACCAGAAAGTCAAGACAGTTCTGAACTCTTAAGTAGGGTTTAAGCCTGAAATGTTTGGCTTTTACAAATTTACAGCTGAAATAATTAGTTGACTTGTCAGTAGGTAGGGAGGGAAGAGGGAAATAAAGAACAGGGTACCCAAAGCAAAtgtattttgatttttgagttgcAATAAGAAGCAAAAAGCTCAACTTCGTAAGCCACTTGGATTGAGCAATGGTGCCTAGATAGGTTCCTAGATGTAAGCTCAGGGCTTAAGTTGGACCTCGGCTGAATAAGATGTTGTATCTTGAGCTTCCTGAACTAGAAGTCCTACACAACAGTGACTTTGTTGATAAGGAAGGTCCATAGAAAAATATTTGGATGAGTTTTATGCGGAGTCTGGGAACAGGTCCTCCATTGTGGGTAAATGGGAATCTTGACTCTATGAACCCGAGGAAGGGCTGCACAACCATAGTAGGGGCGTTATGACCTGAGCTTTTCGTAGTGCTAGTAGGAATGCCAGTGCATGAATCCCATCCCATAATGAATGGTTTGGTGATGTGTTGAGTTGtagggttccaaatatgtgtTCTGTCAATGAACATTCAGATTCTGGAATATACAATATACTCTGACCTGGCTCTGCAGAAAATTTCCTTGGGAACATGAGTCAAATATGTTCCTACCTTCAAACTGCATTTGATATTGTTGGGGGGCTAAGGTGCCATAAATATAGGTTGTGAATCTCAAAAAGCTTGTTTGCTATCAACCTTGATTGCCTGTTCCCCAATGTAGATTTGGATCATCTAGATAAAGTtagaaaatatacatatatgtggtTGTTATATCAGTTTAAGCTGCTTGATATATGCTACCAAAGTGTGCATCATTGCTTACTGCTTGCTGCTACTCACTGTTAGTTTTGGAGTTTTGTATGATGGCTGTATAGGTTCAAAGATAAAAATGCACACCCAACCTGCTTGCTGACATTTTTTTGAAATGTCGTATTGTGATAATTAGAGGTctcacttggtgcgatggcaagtgccttcgcccatgagcggtaggtctcgggttcgagacttgggagcagcctctccataaatgggggtaaggctagccgacattcacctctcccagaccctgcgtaaagcgggagccttgtgcactgggtacgacctttttgtCGTATTGTGATAATCATCTTCCCATTAAATTTTGTACTGTAAAGTCAatagtcatatcattcttcctACCTAATGAAATCTCTTGACTGTTTCTCTACATGTATTACTCTTCTTTCCAATTAGTGCACCTGTTGTATGAAATTGGATATACTTATTTATTTCAAACATCAAACCTTAGGTATTTTATTGTTAAAAGTTGCAACCGAGAAAATTTGGAATTATCTGTACAACAAGGATTATGGGCAACTCAGAGGAGCAACGAGTCCAAacttaatgaagcttttgactctgctgaaaatgtgattttaattttctcagTCAACCGGACTCGACATTTCCAGGTAGGATTGCAAATTACATCCCAATGTTTTTCACATCGCTTTCTATTTTTAGttatatcaagttatccactgGGGGTGCTAGAATTAAAATTGCCTATTCTTTGTTAGGGTTGTGCAAAGATGATGTCCAGAATTGGTGGGTCTGTTGGTGGAGGGAATTGGAAATATGCACATGGAACCGCACATTATGGGCGAAATTTCTCTGTCAAATGGTTAAAGGTATAATTTTGTTTAAACTTTATGGCAACCTTCTACTCATTGAGCTAGAATTTGATTCCCTCTTTGATATTTTTTTCTGCTGCAAACAAACAGGATCCTACAAAATTTCTTGTGAGAATTATCAAGTCTGttttattattgttgttgttctCACTCTTACTGATTGGCATGCTAAGGAGTATGGCTTTGCTTTTATGTTCCTTGTTAGTTGTAGTTCACATTAtctgttttatttgtttgaggGCTTGTATCTTAATAGTTACTTAATTCTTTTGATCCTATGATCTCAAATTGTTGGCTTGAATCAAGATTGGAGTTGATTGTACTCGTATCGACTTTAAGTTATTTGGACTtatttcaatgtttcaattcataGCATACCTAAACCCCCATCTGTGTGCCAACTTGAGTCAAGTTTCAGTTGGGATCACTACTTCCATCTGGAAATTAGGAGAAGCTATTATGATGGAAGACCTCAGTTTAAAATTTAATGGGCATGGATAAGCAGTAAATGATAAGATGTGATGACTAATTGCAGTTTCTTTGATGCAGCTATGTGAACTATCCTTTCACAAAACTCGTCATTTGAGGAACCCCTACAATGAGAACCTACCAGTGAAGGTACAATCTGGAGCCTTAAAACTATAGAAACACCCACGTAAACACCATTTGATTTTTGTCTGTTCTTTCTTGATTGATTGTGAAATCACCCAATTTTTATTTCTGTCAGGATTTTCATTATGTATCAGTATGCAGCTGGTTTGTCATGCTATCCATGATTTAGACAGCtgaaaacattttcttacatttATAAAAGACATTCATTAATCAAAATGAAAGTTACGATCCAGGGGACTCGGAGTCCACTGAACAGTCTTGAGTATCAAACTTAAATTGATAACcaaaacctaaaaaataatACAATATAACCCATATGACTAAATGTACAATCCATCAATACATATGTGTGCATGTATTTTTGTGGGTCCTTTgtggtttgtgtgtgtgtgtgtgtggtattAACAGATAAGTTAGCATTGTTTAGAACGATACTGAAGTTATTGTCTAATGTCATGATGTATCACTTGGCCGAGTGCTGCTTAAATATAAGTGTTGATGCATCACTTGGTTCTTAAATAGAACAAATCTGATAGAATATCATGTTAATAACTTCTTTACGTGTGCGCCTATTTTTTATTAGCTGTTTCACCATGCGTTTTCACTTGCAATCATTACTATTGTCAACATGTATGCTTGCTCATGTGATACTACTTTCTTGTGTAGACATACCTTGAGACGAAAAAAATAACTTCTGATCTTATTGTCGTGCTTGTACTCTTGCAGATAAGTAGAGATTGTCAAGAGCTAGAGCTCTCCGTCGGTGAGCAGTTGGCATCCTTGCTTTATCTTGAGCCAGATAGTGAACTTATGGTATGTTCGAAGTTCACAGGAAACTAGTTAAATTTTGCGaaaaagaaattgaagtgaaaaaaaaaaggttaaaaggaaagaaagcaaaAAGAGAGAAAGCAATAGAATTCCAAAAGTATTTACACTGtgtttatcaattaatttttaacATAGGAATTTATCTCGATACTTCTCCTCTCTTAGTTTTCATTTGTGTCGTCCATTAAATTAGAGGCCATTTTGCTGTTAAATTAGAGGCCATTTTGCTGTTAAATTAGAGGCCATTTTGCTGGGGCAGGACAAGATCTGTTTTGCACTATAATGTGTCCTTtgcttttaattttatgttgttaaatggtCAGAACTTGATGAATCTGAATCTTGTTTATCGCTCTCTGCGTACAGGCAATTTCGATTGCGGCAGAATCAAAACGCGAAGAAGAAAAAGCAAAGGGAGTCAATCCAGAGAATGGTGGTGAGAATCCAGACATTGTCCCATTTGAGGAcaatgaagaggaggaagaggaagaaagtgAAGATGAGGAAGATAGCTTTGGTCAAGTTCCCGGAGCAGGAAATGATGGCAGAGGAAGGGGCAGAGGAGGAGGAGTCATGTGGCCTCCTCACATGGCTCTACCAAGAGGTGGCAGACCTATGCCCGGGATGCAGGGTTTTCCCCCAGGAATGATGGGTCATGATGCAATGCCCTATGTACCTGACGGATTTGTAATGCCAAATCCGTTCGGTATGGCCCCTCGGGGTTTCAATCCGTATGGTCCCAGGTTTTCAGGTGATTTTACAGGGCCCAACCCTGGCATGATGTTTCGTGGGAGACCACAACAACCTGGATTTCCACCCGGTGGGTTTGGGATTATGGGTCCTGGACGTGCACCATTCATGGGAGGGATACATCCAGGCCGAGGTGGTCGGCCAACAGGTATGTCTCCAATGTTTCCACCACCCCCACCACCATCATCTCAAAACCCTAACCGGATGCCGAAGAGAGATCCAAGGGGAGCTTCCACTGATCGGAAGGGACAAGATATGTCAGGTCCAGATGATGAGACACATTATGGTGCTGGAAACAGCTCTAGAAATGATGATAGCGAAAGTGAGGATGAGGCCCCGAGGCGGTCGAGGCATGGAGATGGAAAGAAGAAACGGCGAGACTCGGAAGGAGATGCGACCTCCGAGCACTAGCAGCTCAGCAGTACTAGTGATGCCATGCCCATGCCACTAACGAGGGAAACCCGTCTTCCTCCACACCATAGGCTGACCGCATTTTCTTAGAAAATGGAAGGGTTTCATTCGGGATATATGGATTCTTTAGTGCTACTGATGTCTTTCCTTTTTGTTACAAGTTTGAAATATGCGGTAAATTCTGTGATATTTTTGTAACTATCCTGGTAAATTCtgcgacattcacctctctcagaccttgcgtaaagcgggagccttgtgcactgggtacgaccttttatccTGGTAAAACAAAAGGTAAAAGGTCAAGGTAGCTGAATTTATAATtatataacttttttttaatccTCTGCAGCTAGTTCGAATCGATTTAGTACAGAATACcgttagtataaaaataaagcggataataaaaaaaaaacaatggatTTTCGCATTCAATTTTTAGTCGTTTGCACTTCAAAATAGAGTAGCGCGGAGTTAAAGTTGAATTCTCTCCATCACATTATTGTCACGAAAAAGCCGTTAGTATTAAATCTCAacgtttattttttgtatattgATGTGCGGAGAGCATTATGCTAAAGTTATAAGTAGTgtttaaaatattagtattggTGGTTCAATATGTCGATGAATATACTGATATCACTATCGGTTACTTTTGATggaaattatgaaaatttgttttaaaacgTGAAcatttaaaatgaaacttttaGAGTGTCATATGACAATTTATCGATATTTAAGTGATATGTCTAAAAATCAACGAAATCTATTGGCTTTAGTTGAAGTTGAAGTTTATTTGTTATCTTGTGAAGTTTAAACTTCATCACTCATTTTATATCTTTCTCTAATTTTTTCGATATTTCTACGATAATATCGAAGAAGTTTCAATGATTATGAGTTATAACCCAACGAAACAAAACTTTTGGGCCTGGAAAGTAGAACAACTGTTACGAGTTCAAATAAATCGAACCCGGGTCACTATACATGGACCCACGACCCGAAATTCTAACACTTCCTCACCGTCTTCCTCGCCGCTTAAACCTTAAACCCACCAAAGaccaaaaccctagcaaaccAGTGCAAGCAGCAGCATTTCCGACTTCACCTCAACACTCCGCACATTGATTCCGACCATGAAGAACAAGAAGAGAGGCGGCGGCTCAGCTCCCAAGGGACCCAAAAAGGGCAAGGCTTTCTCTCTCGACGAAGATCCCTTCTTCGGCACCGAATCCAAGAAGCGCCGGAAAGTCGAGCGCGATGAGATTGAGagcgaatccgacgacgactaCGGGGCCGTCGGGTCGGACGGCGAGGGCGGCGGAGAGGAGGccgaggaggagggggaggctATAGTGGAAACGGCAGACGAGAAGAGGAATAGGCTTGCTCATGAGTTCTTGGAGAACACTCGGGAGCTGCTGAGGAGGGCCAAGGAagatgatgaggatgatgatAGCGGTGAAGAGGGTGTGAAGGAAGGCGAGATGGACTCGCTTGTTGGCAAGAtgttgcagcagcagcagctcgAGGACAGCGGCCGAGCTCGCCGTGCCATTGCTTCTAGGTAATCACTGCTTTttaccttcctttttttttaattgaaattgttttcattagAAGTTGTTTAtctgtttttgttgttttcgtTTAACTTGTTAATCAGCATTTCTATTGTTTGCCAATTTTCCTTTGGTTTGTGCCGAAATTTGGTTCATTCGTGTTTATTATTTGCGATTGTGGGTGT carries:
- the YTP14 gene encoding cleavage and polyadenylation specificity factor CPSF30 (The RefSeq protein has 1 substitution compared to this genomic sequence), with product MEDSDGGLNFDFEGGLDAPATVSASAGPANTVPTSNYSVMQSDSAVTGLGANQAAAAPQPNQNANRTGGRSYRQTVCRHWLRSLCMKGDACGFLHQYDKSRMPVCRFFRLYGECREQDCVYKHTNEDIKECNMYKLGFCPNGPDCRYRHAKLPGPPPPVEEVLQKIQHLTSYNYNNSSKFYQQRNAGFPQQGDKHQPAQGPNNFVGKPTTAEPGNVQQQQQQQLQQTQQHVGPTQTQTLPNGLANQANRSALPLPQGTSRYFIVKSCNRENLELSVQQGLWATQRSNESKLNEAFDSAENVILIFSVNRTRHFQGCAKMMSRIGGSVGGGNWKYAHGTAHYGRNFSVKWLKLCELSFHKTRHLRNPYNENLPVKISRDCQELELSVGEQLASLLYLEPDSELMAISIAAESKREEEKAKGVNPENGGENPDIVPFEDNEEEEEEESEDEEDSFGQVPGAGNDGRGRGRGGGVMWPPHMALPRGGRPMPGMQGFPPGMMGHDAMPYVPDGFVMPNPFGMAPRGFNPYGPRFSGDFTGPNPGMMFRGRPQQPGFPPGGFGIMGPGRAPFMGGIHPGRGGRPTGMSPMFPPPPPPSSQNPNRMPKRDPRGASTDRKGQDMSGPDDETHYGAGNSSRNDDSESEDEAPRRSRHGDGKKKRRDSEGDATSEH